The genomic region ACCTGGCCACGCAGCCCGCGCAGAAGCAGAGCGAGCTCGGGGCGCCGCAGGGGGAGGCGATGCGGGTCTACGAGGCGCTCGGGATGCGGACCGCGGTCAGTGCCGAGCTGGTGTCGGTCGAGTCGGGGGTGGCGCTGGAACGGGTGCGGGCGTTGTTGCCGGAGCTGGAGCTGGCCGGGTTGGCGGCGCAGGTCGACGGCGGTTGGCAACGGTTGGAGGTGCCGCGGTGATCAGGGTGGGGGCGATGGCCCGAGGAACATGACGTCCATTGTGGACAGACGAAAGAGAGGTGAGCGACCGCTTAGTGTGCCGGCGTGATTCCAGCTGGCGGGGCGCGATCCGGGCGGCGGTTCCGGCGAGGTGGATCTTCGGCTGATCGGGCGGCGGGGTGGTGGGCGCCGCTACTCCGAAAGGTGATCTGCGGCTGCTGTTGTACCGCCGGTTGTTACAGGGAGTGCAAACGTTACCGTGTTAACGATCATGAGAGCGCTCCCAACGGGCGCGGGGGTGTGGCGATACTTGACCAAACGCCCCGACTGGCGCAGCGTCTTGGCCTATGTCCCCGCCGCCGCATGGTCGGACACGCCGTGTCGATCTCGTTCGCCTGCGCGAAAAACTGCCGACGAACGTCGCGGACGTGTTGGGGCGGTACGAACGGCACCTGACGTTGGAGCGGGATCTCTCGCCGCACACCGTGCGCGCGTACATCGGGGATGCGGTGGCGTTGCTCGGACACGTCGCCGGGGATGAGCCGGAGAACGCCGACGTGGGGCGGATCGACCTGGCCGGTCTGCGCTCGTGGCTCGCCGCCCAGCACGCGGCGGGTGCCAGCAGGACCACGCTCGCACGGCGCGCGGCCGCAGCGCGCACGTTCACCGCGTGGGCCCATCGTGCTGGTCACCTGGCTGCGGATCCCGGTCCGCGGCTCGCGGCGCCGCGGCCGCACCGCATGTTGCCGCCGGTGTTGCGGGAGGAGCAGGCGAAGGAGGCGATGGACGCCGTATCCTCTGGCGCTTCCGAAGGTCATCCGGTTGCGCTGCGTGATCAGGCCGTGGTGGAGTTGCTGTACGCCACAGGTATTCGTGTGGCTGAGCTCTGTGGGCTTGATCTCGACGACGTGGACTACTCCCTAAGGGTGATTCGAGTTCTGGGCAAAGGTGGACGCGAGCGCACCACGCCGTTCGGCGTTCCAGCCGGACGAGCGCTGCGGCGCTGGCTCGACGAGGGCCGGAACGCCCTGGTAGCACCCGATTCGCCGCCCGCGCTGTTCCTCGGTGCCCGCGGTGGGAGGTTGAACCAGCGGGCTGTTCGCCAGCTGGTGCACGAGGTCGTCGCCGTGGTGCCGGACGCACCGGACATCGGGCCGCACGGGTTGCGCCACTCCGCTGCGACCCATTTGCTGGAAGGAGGAGCGGACCTGCGCACCGTCCAAGAGCTGCTTGGTCACGCTACGCTCGCAACGACTCAGCTTTACACACACGTCACTGTCGAACGGCTGAAGGCGATCCATGACCGAACCCACCCCCGTTCCTGACGCCGCAGGGGGAGGATCGCGTACGGCGACCGTGCCCCCTGAACCCATCGTGCCCGCACCTGCAGCGAAGCAGGCGAGCAACGGGCACCGTCAGAACGGCGCGCCGCGCACCGAGGCGAGCACCGGGGAGTCCGCGGAACCCGGTGCGAACACGCATGTCAACGGCACGCCCGCGGCCGTTCCGACTGCCGTGACGCGCTCGGACGCCAGGTCTGGTGACGACGTCGAGGCCGGCATCGTCGCGTTGTGGCGCAGCTACGGCGAGTCCCGCGACCAGAACGAGCGCGACCGCCTGGTGCTGCACTACGCGCCGCTGGTCAAGTACGTCGCCGGCCGTGTCGGCACCGGCCTGCCCGCGCACGTGGACGTGGCCGACCTGATCCAGTCCGGCATCTTCGGCCTGGTCGACGCGATCGAGAAGTTCGAGCCGGAACGCGGCCTCAAGTTCGAGACCTACGCCATGCAGCGCATCCGCGGTGCGATCCTCGACGACCTGCGCTCGCAGGACTGGGTGCCGCGCTCGGTCCGCAGCCGCGCCCGCGACGTCGAACGCGCCCTCGAACGCCTCGGCGCGAAGCTGCAGCGCACGCCCACCGACCGCGAGCTCGCCGCAGAGCTCAAGATCGGCCTGGCCGAGCTCCGCGAGCTCTACGGCCAGCTCCAGCTCACCAGCGTCGTGGCGCTCGACGAGCTGATCACCCCGAACAAGGGTGGCTCCTCCCTGGCCGAGTCGCTGCCGGACGACGCCGCGGAGGACCCGGTCGCGAGCCTCGTCGACCAGGACAGCCGCCGCCAGCTCGCCGACGCCATCGCCCAGCTCGCCGAACGCGACCGCGTGGTCGTGACGCTGTACTACTTCGAGAACCTGACCCTCGCCGAGATCGGCAAGGTCCTCGGCGTCACGGAGTCCCGCGTCTGCCAGCTGCACACCCGCGCGGTCCTGCGTCTGCGCACCAAGCTCAACGAGCAGTCAGAGGCCTAGTCCCGCCTCCCTTCCTGCGCCGCAACCTGGTCCGCACCGGGCTGCCGTTGCCACGCACCTGTACCCGCACCGCCGCGTCCGCCGTGATCGCGCTGCGCTTTCGCGCACCGCCCGAACGGGCCGTCCTGGAGCTGCCCGATCGGGGCCAGGTGACGCCTGAGGTGCCTGCTCCCGGCCCGGTTGCTGGGGCGTTGCTCGGCAGCGGGCGCAGTCGACGAGTGCCCGAGGGCCCGCCCGGATCCGCCGTCGTGGCGCGTGGAGGCGGTTGCTGGGAGGGCTTGGAGAGCGCTCAAGAGATGAGCAAGGCTCGCGAACACGGCTGTGGAGGGCCTTCCTGAGGGGTGACGGGGCCAATTCACTCGATCGGGTGGCTGGCGGTTGCGCTGCGGAATCAGGGATGTCGTGGCGGGCGTGCAATCGGCCGTGCCGGGCGGCGGCCGAACCGCGGGTGCGGATCTGCCCGATCGGCGCAGTGCCCGGATGGCGGTTGGGCCGAGCGGCGGACGGCCCGTGCGGGCGAGTGGTGCCGAGTGCCGCCGGCGGGGTCGGGAGCAGGCGGACGCGGCCCGAGGACAGCAGGCGGAGCGGGTCCAGGTAGTCGTGGCCGCGGCGGGCGCCCCAGTGCAGGCAGGGTGCGGGGCAGTGGCCCGGCTGGAGGTGGCCGATCACGTCGCCGCGGCGGACGAGGCGGCCGGCGGTGACCGCGGGGAGACCGGCTCGTAGGTGGTGCGGAGCGCGCCGCGTGCTGCAGCGACACCAGCGTGCGGGCCGCCACAGCGCCGCGTAGATGACCGTGCCGTCCGCCGCGGCCAGGACCGGGTGCCGGCCGGGCGGCCAGGTCCACGCCGCGGTGGCCGGGCCGAAGGGCGACGCCGGGGCGGCGAAGGCGCGCACGACGGGGTGCGGTGGCGGGAGTGGCCAGGAGTAGCGGGCGGTGGCCGGGGTCAGGAGCGTCGCCAGCACCAGGGTGGTGAGGAGGAGCATGGGGTCAGCTTGGGGTGGGGGATGCCCTGGGGACCACCGGCGATCTGGGAACTGTGGACAACTTGGGGGCTGTGGACAAGTCCGCCCTCCGGCTACCTGCCGATTCGAGGTTTGTCGGGGGTGGGGCGTAGACTGTCGGGCGCGTCCCGTCTACGCGCGGGACGACTTCGCGTGCCAACGCAGATCCGACCGGCTGGTTCAGCTGTGTCGAGTCACGACGTCCGACGGTCCTGACGGTGGATGAACGTACTCCGCGGGTGCGGACGCCGGCAACGGCACCAGGGCTGACGGCCGACCCGGCCGGAGGCGTCAACCGAACCGACGCGCAAGGTGGGACCTGGCGCGTCCGACAGATGAGGTGCGAACCGGCCATGGCCGTCGTAACCATGAAGCAGCTGCTCGACAGCGGCGTGCACTTCGGGCACCAGACGCGGCGCTGGAACCCGAAGATGAAGCGCTACATCTTCACCGAGCGCAACGGCATCTACATCATCGACCTGCAGCAGACGCTGACCTACATCGACCGGGCTTTCGAGTTCGTCAAGGAGACGGTCGCGCACGGCGGGTCGATCCTGTTCATCGGCACCAAGAAGCAGGCGCAGGAGGCCATCGCCAACGAGGCGCTCCGCGTCGGCATGCCCTACGTGAACCAGCGCTGGCTGGGCGGCATGCTCACCAACTTCTCGACGGTCCACAAGAGGCTTCAGCGGCTCAAGGAGCTGGAGTCGATGGAGCAGACCGGC from Lentzea guizhouensis harbors:
- a CDS encoding tyrosine recombinase XerC; translated protein: MSPPPHGRTRRVDLVRLREKLPTNVADVLGRYERHLTLERDLSPHTVRAYIGDAVALLGHVAGDEPENADVGRIDLAGLRSWLAAQHAAGASRTTLARRAAAARTFTAWAHRAGHLAADPGPRLAAPRPHRMLPPVLREEQAKEAMDAVSSGASEGHPVALRDQAVVELLYATGIRVAELCGLDLDDVDYSLRVIRVLGKGGRERTTPFGVPAGRALRRWLDEGRNALVAPDSPPALFLGARGGRLNQRAVRQLVHEVVAVVPDAPDIGPHGLRHSAATHLLEGGADLRTVQELLGHATLATTQLYTHVTVERLKAIHDRTHPRS
- a CDS encoding FliA/WhiG family RNA polymerase sigma factor, which encodes MPAPAAKQASNGHRQNGAPRTEASTGESAEPGANTHVNGTPAAVPTAVTRSDARSGDDVEAGIVALWRSYGESRDQNERDRLVLHYAPLVKYVAGRVGTGLPAHVDVADLIQSGIFGLVDAIEKFEPERGLKFETYAMQRIRGAILDDLRSQDWVPRSVRSRARDVERALERLGAKLQRTPTDRELAAELKIGLAELRELYGQLQLTSVVALDELITPNKGGSSLAESLPDDAAEDPVASLVDQDSRRQLADAIAQLAERDRVVVTLYYFENLTLAEIGKVLGVTESRVCQLHTRAVLRLRTKLNEQSEA